The DNA window CGCGCGGACCACATCTCCACTTCATCTTGGTCCACGAAGGGCAACACTGCGACCCGGTGCCCTTGTTCCGCCCCCGTATCGCCCGCGCCGACGGGGCCGAGGTCGACGAGCCGGAGCTGGCCTGGGACAGCGAGCACCGCCCCTCCGGCATCCGCTGCCTGGCGCGCGAGGCTCGCCCGCATCCGCACTACGGGCGCGGACGTCGTCGTGGCCGGCGGCGCTGACGCGTCGGTGAGGGGTCGGGCGGGCATGGCTGTTCGGGGGGCTTCCGTGAAGACCAACGGACGGATGAAGGTCCGCTGAAGGGTCAGGCCTCCAGAAAAGCCAGGGTGCGCGCGATCCCCTCCTCGAGCGGCGTGAAATCGAGGTCGAGCGCGGCGCGTGCGCGGCTCGCGTCGGGGCGGGGCTGCCACTGCAGGAAGTGCAGCTGGCCCTTCGCGACGAGCGGCGGCTTGCCCGTCAGGCGGGAGACCGCCTCGCTCGCGGACGCCAGCGCCCGCGAGAGCCAGAGCGGCAGGCTCGGAGGGACCCGCTCCCTCCCGAGCGCGGCGAGCACGGCGGAGGCCAGCGCGCGGTTGTCGACGTAGCGATCGCAGAGGATGAAGCGGTCGCCCGCGTTCGCCCGCTCGGCCGCGCGCACGTGCCCTTCCCCCACGTCCTCCGAGAAGACCACCGGCATCCCGCCGGGAGGGATCGCGGGCACCTCTCCGTCTCGGAGCTTGCGCATGAGCTCGTTGATGCCGGGCGAGCCCGCGGGCCCCGGGCCGTACACCGCCGCGGGGTGGAGAAACACGGCGTCGAGCCCACCGGCCTGCGCCGCCGCGACGAGCGCGTCCGCCTCCTGCTTGGAGCGTTCGTAGGCGGTGCCCTTCGGGTTCGGATCGAGCCGGGACTCCTCGAGCACGCCCGCCGCGTCGGCCTCGAAGACGTCGATGGTGCTGGTGAACACGAAGCGCTCGGCGCCGGCCGCGCGCGCCGCGGCGAGCATGGCG is part of the Sandaracinaceae bacterium genome and encodes:
- a CDS encoding NAD-dependent epimerase/dehydratase family protein — translated: MTGATGLVGHSIAAALRRRGTDVRALVRTPGKPLPEGCEEVQGDLRDAASLRDAAEGCELVFHAAGLPEQWLPDAGTFREVNVEGTRAMLAAARAAGAERFVFTSTIDVFEADAAGVLEESRLDPNPKGTAYERSKQEADALVAAAQAGGLDAVFLHPAAVYGPGPAGSPGINELMRKLRDGEVPAIPPGGMPVVFSEDVGEGHVRAAERANAGDRFILCDRYVDNRALASAVLAALGRERVPPSLPLWLSRALASASEAVSRLTGKPPLVAKGQLHFLQWQPRPDASRARAALDLDFTPLEEGIARTLAFLEA